The genomic stretch CTGCCCGGCTTCGGGGCGAAGACGGTCCAGAACCTTCTCGACGCGATCGAGCACCTGAAGGCCTACCGGGGAAAGGCTCACCTCCGCGACGCGGTTGGGCCCGCGCTCGCCGTCCGCCAGAGGCTGCGCGCCGCCGGACTCCGGGCCGACCTCGCGGGCGCGGTTCGTCGCCAGTGCAACGTGGCCGACGCACTCGACCTCGTCGCCGTGGGCACGCCCGCGCAGATCGCCGAGGCGCTGGGTGGGGGCCGGGCCGAGGCGGACCGCGTCGAGGGCGCGATCCCGCTAGGCCTCCCCCTGACGGTCTTCGCGGCGACGGCGGAGACCTACGGGCGCGTCCTCTGGGAGCGTACCGGCCCGCGCGAGCACGTCGACGCGTTCACCGAGGCGCACGGCGCCCCGACGGACGTGGACGAGGAACAAGAGGTCTACACCGCCGCCGGGCTCCACCCGATCCCGGCGCCCCTCCGCGACGATCCCCACTGGCTGACCGTGGCCCGCGAGCCGCTGCCGACGCTCGTCCGCACCGGCGACCTGCGGGGCACGATCCACAACCACACCACGGCCTCGGACGGCGCGCACACGCTCCGGGAGATGTGTGACGCAGCCCGCGAACGGGGGCTGACGTACTTCGGCGTCTGCGATCACAGCCGGAGCCTCCAGATCGCGCACGGCCTCAGCCTCGACGAGATGGAGGAGCAGATCGCGCGCGTCGACGCGCTCAACGCGGCCTACGCCGACGAGGGCGTCGACTTCCGCGTCTTCGCGGGCTCCGAGGTCGACATCCTCTCGGACGGCGCGATGGACTACCCGGACGACCTCCTGGCCCGCCTCGACCTCGTCGTGGCGAGCGTCCATACCGGGTTCAACATGACCGAGGACGAGGCGACGGCGCGTGTCGTGGCCGCGGTCTCGAACCCCTACGTGGATGTGCTGGGGCACCCGACGGGGCGACTCCTGCTCCGCCGCGAGGGCTACCCGCTCGACCACGAGGCCGTGCTGGACGCCTGCGCCGAGCACGGCGTGGCCGTCGAGTTGAACGCCCACCCGTTCCGCCTCGACCTCGACTGGCGCTTCGTGCGCGCCGCCACCGAGCGCGGCGTGCCGGTCTCCATCAACCCCGACGCCCACGCCACCGACGGCCTCGACGACACGCGCTGGGGCGTCGCCAGCGCGCAAAAGGGTGGGCTGACGGCGGCGGACTCGCTCACCTCCAAGTCGGCCGATGACCTCGGGGCCTGGCTGACGGCGAGGCGGCCGGGATAAAGGCCAGGCGCTCCCCCTCGTCAGCTCCGACCTCGGCTCCGTGAACCCTGAACTCCTCCGATGGAGCCCCAATGGCCCAACCGAGTAGCCCCGCGAC from Rubrivirga sp. SAORIC476 encodes the following:
- a CDS encoding DNA polymerase/3'-5' exonuclease PolX, with the translated sequence MTNKAVARQLALTADLIELTGGNPFRARAYASGARTVERLEAPVATLAASGELSGVKGIGKGLVADIEELLASGTLASTDALLQSLPPGLPEVMRVKGLGVKKVRTLWQDAGVTSLDQLEGAAVSGRLAELPGFGAKTVQNLLDAIEHLKAYRGKAHLRDAVGPALAVRQRLRAAGLRADLAGAVRRQCNVADALDLVAVGTPAQIAEALGGGRAEADRVEGAIPLGLPLTVFAATAETYGRVLWERTGPREHVDAFTEAHGAPTDVDEEQEVYTAAGLHPIPAPLRDDPHWLTVAREPLPTLVRTGDLRGTIHNHTTASDGAHTLREMCDAARERGLTYFGVCDHSRSLQIAHGLSLDEMEEQIARVDALNAAYADEGVDFRVFAGSEVDILSDGAMDYPDDLLARLDLVVASVHTGFNMTEDEATARVVAAVSNPYVDVLGHPTGRLLLRREGYPLDHEAVLDACAEHGVAVELNAHPFRLDLDWRFVRAATERGVPVSINPDAHATDGLDDTRWGVASAQKGGLTAADSLTSKSADDLGAWLTARRPG